The following coding sequences lie in one Synechococcus sp. PCC 7336 genomic window:
- a CDS encoding class I SAM-dependent methyltransferase yields MCAFPVSPPLPLYRCLSCSYSPLLPARKSPALFADDTAYCAQCGRTYSLLPSGAIDCLGDRPLALTPAQAIAQNIPFAWAYERLWRTNALTLLSGQPFSSQREADILNELAGNADPILDLAAASGYWSRLLLAARPKTTIVALEISAPLLAEAAQRARPEWPHYSFARARAEALPFKNDAFAAVMSGGSLNELPFESTLAEVARVLQPQGKFVSMHIQTVAGLGHILQQAIAPSGMRFYSQSELRQQFQAVGLNIARYLEFGAIVFVQAIRAA; encoded by the coding sequence ATGTGCGCTTTCCCCGTCTCGCCTCCCCTCCCTCTCTATCGCTGCCTCTCCTGCAGCTACAGCCCCCTACTGCCCGCCCGAAAGTCGCCCGCGTTATTCGCTGACGACACTGCCTACTGCGCCCAATGCGGTCGAACCTACTCCCTCTTGCCCAGTGGAGCGATTGACTGCCTCGGCGATCGCCCCCTCGCGCTCACCCCTGCCCAGGCGATCGCCCAAAACATCCCCTTTGCTTGGGCCTACGAACGCCTCTGGCGCACGAACGCCCTCACCCTGCTGAGCGGTCAACCCTTCTCCTCTCAGCGGGAAGCCGATATATTGAACGAGCTTGCGGGCAATGCCGACCCCATCCTAGATCTGGCTGCTGCTAGCGGCTATTGGAGTCGGTTGCTGCTGGCCGCGCGCCCGAAGACTACAATAGTGGCTCTGGAAATTTCTGCCCCCCTGTTAGCAGAAGCCGCACAACGCGCTCGACCCGAATGGCCTCATTACTCTTTCGCGAGAGCCCGAGCCGAAGCTCTCCCCTTTAAAAATGATGCCTTTGCCGCTGTGATGAGTGGCGGCTCCCTCAACGAATTGCCTTTTGAATCCACCCTTGCCGAAGTAGCCCGCGTCTTACAACCCCAGGGCAAATTCGTCTCCATGCACATCCAAACCGTTGCAGGTCTAGGACATATTCTCCAGCAGGCGATCGCTCCCAGCGGCATGCGCTTCTATTCCCAATCAGAGCTGCGCCAACAGTTTCAGGCCGTCGGCTTGAACATTGCTCGCTATCTGGAGTTTGGCGCTATTGTGTTTGTACAAGCCATTCGCGCTGCCTAA
- a CDS encoding phosphoribosyltransferase gives MQEITVTWDDYRCKIEQLAVEVYDSGWGFNQVVCLAKGGLRVGDVFARLYDVPLAVLSASSYGGKDGRQRGTLTFSRDLSMTTANLGSRVLLVDDLADSGRTLARAIDWLQFHYGFYIEEIRTAVLWYKASSVYEPHYYVDRLSDSPWIRQPFEPYERCTPAELAEQLKAGVK, from the coding sequence TTGCAGGAAATTACGGTGACCTGGGACGATTACCGCTGTAAAATCGAGCAGCTTGCTGTCGAGGTGTACGACAGTGGCTGGGGGTTCAACCAGGTGGTCTGTTTGGCGAAAGGTGGCTTGCGGGTGGGGGATGTCTTTGCTCGGCTCTACGATGTGCCACTGGCAGTCCTGTCGGCCTCGTCGTATGGGGGGAAAGACGGTCGGCAGCGGGGGACGCTGACATTTTCGCGAGATTTGTCGATGACGACGGCGAATTTGGGCAGTCGCGTGCTGTTGGTGGACGATCTAGCCGATTCGGGCCGGACGCTCGCGCGGGCGATCGACTGGCTGCAGTTTCATTACGGCTTTTATATCGAAGAGATTCGCACGGCCGTGTTGTGGTACAAAGCCTCGTCTGTGTACGAGCCCCACTATTACGTCGATCGCCTCTCCGATAGCCCCTGGATTCGCCAGCCGTTCGAGCCTTACGAACGCTGCACTCCGGCGGAATTAGCCGAACAACTCAAGGCAGGGGTGAAGTGA
- a CDS encoding PIN domain-containing protein → MNDWAKDLFNRYRHKGLLVDTNILLLYFVGLTNRDRISRFKRTRQFGAEDFDLLSQILEKRFSQIVTTPNVLTEVNSFINQLGEPEREQCLEFFARAMVNLYELYLESEELVKSTEFSRFGLTDCGILELPVGQYLILTDDLRLTDSLQKRGVDVVNFNHLRPLGWS, encoded by the coding sequence ATGAATGATTGGGCGAAAGACTTATTCAATCGCTATCGGCACAAGGGTTTGCTGGTGGATACGAATATTTTGCTGCTCTATTTTGTTGGCTTGACGAATCGCGATCGCATTTCTAGGTTTAAGCGGACTCGGCAGTTTGGGGCTGAGGATTTTGATTTACTGAGTCAGATTTTAGAAAAAAGATTTTCTCAGATAGTGACGACGCCAAATGTGTTGACTGAGGTGAATAGTTTTATCAATCAGTTGGGGGAGCCCGAGCGGGAGCAGTGTTTGGAGTTTTTTGCTAGAGCAATGGTGAATCTGTATGAACTTTATCTTGAAAGTGAGGAGCTGGTAAAGTCTACTGAGTTTTCGAGGTTTGGGTTGACGGATTGTGGGATTTTGGAGTTGCCGGTGGGTCAGTATTTGATTTTGACGGACGATCTGCGTCTGACGGATAGTTTGCAGAAGCGGGGGGTGGATGTGGTGAATTTTAATCATCTGCGCCCTTTAGGTTGGTCTTGA
- a CDS encoding ornithine cyclodeaminase family protein, translated as MLSHQIHCQYFSQEDLLASGCLDVRMAMQAAEDALKSFSQGEVIFPDKIVQIFDDDTQERINCLPATFKNHKICGVKWVSVFPPNPLKHGIQNLSAVIILSEIEHGFPIAFMEGTLCSNLRVGAMGAIAAKYLARTDSKTIGLIGAGEQAKMHLTAMKTAVPSLRDCRVAAKTEAEEEQFIREMSLILQDVKIVGARTNLQEAVDGADVIVTATSAQEPLLKAAWVKLGAFYSHVGGWEDEYRVAKICDKIVCDDWETVKHRTQTLSRMYKDGELKDEDIYANLVEIVTGDKLGRESPDERIYFNAVGLAYTDIAIAYAMFQRASQAGFGQDLRIQKEMIFEHAHLRNWVRL; from the coding sequence ATGCTTAGTCATCAAATCCACTGCCAGTATTTCTCCCAAGAAGATTTACTCGCATCAGGCTGCTTGGATGTACGCATGGCAATGCAAGCTGCGGAAGATGCATTAAAGTCTTTCAGCCAGGGGGAAGTTATTTTTCCGGATAAGATTGTCCAGATATTTGACGATGATACCCAAGAACGGATTAATTGTCTTCCTGCAACATTTAAGAACCATAAAATTTGTGGCGTCAAATGGGTCTCAGTTTTTCCACCGAATCCCTTAAAGCATGGCATTCAAAATCTCTCTGCTGTCATTATTCTTTCGGAAATTGAGCATGGATTTCCGATTGCTTTTATGGAAGGAACGCTATGCTCCAATCTGCGCGTTGGTGCCATGGGAGCTATCGCTGCCAAGTACTTAGCGCGAACGGACTCAAAAACTATCGGTTTGATTGGTGCGGGCGAACAGGCCAAAATGCATCTGACTGCCATGAAAACGGCTGTTCCATCGCTCCGAGACTGTCGGGTTGCTGCTAAGACGGAGGCGGAAGAGGAGCAATTCATTCGGGAAATGTCGCTGATTTTGCAGGATGTCAAGATAGTTGGGGCGCGGACAAATCTTCAAGAGGCTGTTGATGGTGCGGATGTCATCGTTACGGCAACAAGTGCTCAAGAACCGCTGCTTAAAGCTGCCTGGGTCAAACTGGGTGCTTTCTACAGCCACGTTGGGGGCTGGGAAGACGAATATAGGGTCGCAAAAATTTGTGACAAGATTGTTTGCGACGATTGGGAAACAGTTAAGCACCGAACTCAAACGCTTAGCCGTATGTATAAAGATGGCGAACTAAAGGATGAGGATATTTATGCCAATTTAGTTGAGATCGTAACCGGGGATAAACTAGGCCGCGAGAGCCCTGATGAGAGAATCTATTTTAACGCTGTCGGTCTGGCCTATACTGATATTGCGATTGCTTATGCAATGTTCCAACGGGCTTCGCAAGCAGGCTTTGGTCAAGACCTCAGAATACAAAAGGAGATGATTTTCGAACATGCCCATTTAAGGAACTGGGTTCGGCTATAG
- a CDS encoding FAD-binding oxidoreductase: protein MKVDAAIVGGGLIGSSTALHLAISGQRVIVVEKDSPGRHASGVNAGGLRRLNRHPAEIPLAVVAAQMWRGIQSLVGSDCDVKLGGQVRVAETAADWKKLEERAATVRSLGFDHEQLIDRDRLYQLVPDLAPHCVGGLYTAGDGFARPYHALTAFRRKAQALGVEYRTGCRMIGLDRLGDCWRVVTEQANFDAPILVNCAGAWAGEVCNYLDEPVPLEVGAPMMMVTERLPPFLDPVVGAVSRKLSFKQMQNGTVLIGGAYLADYDMLAETTEIDFSKLSESSRTVLELFPRMADVRIVRTWAGLEAFMPDRIPVISPSAKVPNVYHAFGFSAHGFQLSPVVGKIISELILNHKSSLPIEAFSIRRFQDSYAARTSTGLRIIAS, encoded by the coding sequence ATGAAGGTTGATGCGGCGATCGTCGGTGGTGGTTTAATCGGGTCATCTACGGCCCTGCACCTCGCCATCAGCGGCCAAAGGGTCATCGTTGTGGAGAAAGATAGCCCCGGTCGCCATGCTTCGGGGGTCAACGCGGGGGGGTTGCGTCGGCTAAATCGCCATCCGGCTGAGATTCCTTTGGCCGTGGTTGCCGCCCAAATGTGGCGGGGTATCCAGTCTTTGGTTGGCAGTGACTGCGATGTTAAGCTCGGGGGCCAGGTGAGGGTTGCGGAGACTGCAGCCGATTGGAAGAAGCTTGAAGAACGCGCTGCCACAGTACGTTCCCTTGGGTTCGATCACGAGCAACTGATCGATCGCGATCGCCTCTACCAGTTGGTGCCCGATCTAGCCCCCCATTGTGTCGGTGGGCTTTATACAGCCGGTGACGGATTTGCCCGTCCTTACCACGCACTCACTGCCTTTCGCCGTAAAGCTCAGGCTTTGGGAGTGGAGTATCGGACGGGTTGCCGGATGATTGGGTTGGATCGGTTGGGCGACTGTTGGCGGGTTGTGACAGAGCAAGCTAATTTTGATGCGCCAATCCTCGTCAATTGTGCTGGAGCCTGGGCTGGAGAGGTTTGTAACTATTTAGATGAACCCGTTCCTCTCGAGGTCGGTGCCCCAATGATGATGGTGACTGAGCGCTTACCTCCTTTCCTCGACCCCGTAGTGGGTGCAGTTTCCCGTAAATTGTCTTTTAAGCAGATGCAGAACGGCACGGTGCTGATCGGGGGTGCTTATCTTGCCGACTATGACATGCTCGCAGAGACTACAGAGATTGATTTTAGCAAACTCAGCGAAAGCAGCCGCACCGTCCTGGAGTTGTTCCCTAGGATGGCTGATGTGCGGATTGTCAGAACTTGGGCGGGCTTGGAGGCATTTATGCCCGATCGCATTCCCGTCATCAGTCCTAGTGCTAAAGTACCCAACGTCTATCACGCATTCGGTTTCTCGGCTCATGGTTTTCAACTTTCACCTGTGGTGGGGAAAATTATATCGGAGTTGATTTTGAATCACAAGAGTTCCCTGCCGATTGAAGCATTTTCTATTCGGCGGTTTCAAGACTCGTACGCCGCTCGAACCTCAACCGGACTCAGAATAATCGCATCTTAA
- a CDS encoding NAD(P)/FAD-dependent oxidoreductase, with the protein MHDSYQLVVIGAGPAGLCAATTAASLGVDVALLDEQPSPGGQIYRAISNSPADRSELLGADYQHGADLVEAFDASGAKYLPQTTVWSLNSRRQIGILRHAQTSIVRAERVIVASGAMERPVPFSGWTLPGVMNAGAAQILLKTAGVVPANGTVIAGTGPLPLLVAWQYLRAGVLVKAVLELSPRTNWWRAAPRLPGALRAGNYITRGLKYTLDLLKGGVPIYYGISRLKAQGVDRIAAVEWGWDILGIGGHQTIDTDSLLVHFGVIPRTNLTKSAGCHHLWDRGQQCWRPQVDRWGNTNVPGIAVVGDNAGIGGARSAEHSGRLAAMEAARSLHLIGKQQRDRLGKDDLNWKRKDLRIRPFLEALYRLPDSLLVPPDDETLVCRCEEISAGEIRQAIREGHTDPNQVKFYLRCGMGPCQGRQCAPAVAHIVAAETKRPVSDYAPFRVRPPIRPLSISQLANLAKAEK; encoded by the coding sequence ATGCATGATTCATATCAGCTTGTCGTGATTGGTGCCGGACCGGCAGGGCTTTGTGCTGCAACCACTGCAGCTAGTTTGGGGGTGGATGTGGCGCTCCTCGACGAGCAGCCTTCCCCCGGTGGACAAATTTACCGTGCGATCTCCAATTCCCCCGCTGACAGGTCCGAGTTGCTGGGAGCAGATTACCAGCACGGTGCCGATTTGGTCGAAGCATTTGACGCTAGTGGAGCCAAGTATTTGCCCCAGACGACTGTTTGGTCTTTGAATTCCCGTCGCCAGATTGGCATCCTGCGTCACGCTCAAACATCGATCGTTCGAGCTGAGCGAGTGATCGTTGCCAGTGGGGCAATGGAACGCCCAGTCCCCTTTTCTGGCTGGACATTGCCAGGGGTAATGAATGCGGGGGCTGCCCAAATATTACTGAAAACTGCTGGTGTTGTTCCTGCCAATGGGACAGTAATCGCGGGAACAGGTCCGTTGCCACTACTGGTTGCTTGGCAATACCTCCGGGCAGGAGTCTTGGTGAAAGCAGTGCTGGAACTCTCCCCCCGAACCAACTGGTGGCGTGCCGCACCGCGTTTGCCTGGGGCGTTAAGAGCCGGTAATTACATCACCCGTGGTTTGAAATACACCCTGGACTTACTTAAAGGTGGCGTGCCTATTTACTACGGGATTTCGAGGTTGAAAGCTCAGGGCGTCGACCGGATTGCAGCGGTGGAATGGGGTTGGGACATTTTAGGGATCGGTGGACACCAGACCATCGACACAGACAGTCTTTTGGTGCATTTTGGCGTGATTCCCCGAACCAATCTGACCAAATCAGCAGGTTGCCATCATCTCTGGGATAGGGGTCAACAGTGTTGGCGACCCCAGGTGGATCGGTGGGGCAACACCAATGTGCCCGGTATTGCAGTGGTGGGGGATAACGCGGGTATTGGAGGTGCCCGGAGTGCCGAACATAGCGGACGTTTAGCGGCCATGGAAGCCGCTCGGAGTTTGCATCTAATCGGCAAGCAACAGCGCGACCGCTTGGGCAAAGACGATCTCAACTGGAAGCGTAAAGACCTGCGAATACGCCCCTTCCTTGAAGCCTTGTACCGCCTACCGGATTCACTGCTCGTTCCCCCCGATGACGAGACCCTAGTCTGTCGCTGTGAAGAAATTTCGGCGGGGGAAATCCGCCAAGCAATAAGGGAGGGACACACCGATCCCAATCAGGTTAAGTTTTACCTCCGCTGTGGCATGGGACCTTGCCAGGGGAGGCAGTGTGCCCCAGCAGTTGCCCATATCGTCGCTGCCGAAACTAAGCGCCCAGTCTCTGACTACGCTCCTTTTCGAGTACGTCCACCGATAAGACCCCTGAGCATTTCCCAGCTAGCCAACTTGGCAAAGGCAGAGAAATGA
- a CDS encoding (2Fe-2S)-binding protein, with translation MFKRLNELNSNTLTVNIEGEDVRVPVGETVVAAVLVHDLGYTRTTPISGAPRAPLCMMGVCFECLMEIDGVPNRQACQVQVTEGMKIRRQQGVGGEDA, from the coding sequence ATGTTTAAACGCCTCAACGAGTTAAATAGCAATACACTCACAGTCAATATTGAAGGCGAGGATGTTCGAGTTCCTGTGGGCGAGACTGTGGTAGCAGCAGTGTTAGTCCACGATCTGGGCTATACCCGTACTACTCCCATATCGGGGGCACCCCGCGCACCTTTATGCATGATGGGGGTGTGCTTTGAATGCCTGATGGAAATTGATGGGGTGCCTAACCGTCAAGCCTGTCAGGTGCAGGTTACAGAAGGCATGAAGATCCGTCGCCAGCAGGGAGTAGGTGGGGAAGATGCATGA
- a CDS encoding DNA polymerase beta superfamily protein, with amino-acid sequence MFLSQLVGQTYNSYVLAQNLFEKGEPKQVKPLLYVYRVLLTGIHLMRSGVTAIHYTFLEAG; translated from the coding sequence ATTTTTCTGTCGCAGCTGGTTGGCCAGACCTACAACAGTTACGTCCTAGCTCAGAACCTGTTTGAAAAGGGAGAACCCAAGCAGGTAAAGCCGTTATTGTATGTCTATCGGGTTTTGCTGACGGGAATTCATCTCATGCGATCGGGGGTAACGGCAATCCATTACACTTTCCTAGAGGCAGGGTAA
- a CDS encoding AbrB/MazE/SpoVT family DNA-binding domain-containing protein — protein sequence MKLVSATLTSKGQTTIPKQIRDLLHLQPGDRIDFVVDGDRVYLKPANVDVRQLSGILHRSGRKPVSLDEMDEEIAAGACQSAGVEP from the coding sequence ATGAAACTTGTTAGCGCAACCCTCACCAGTAAGGGGCAAACAACGATTCCTAAACAAATTCGAGACTTGCTGCATTTGCAGCCCGGCGATCGCATTGATTTTGTGGTGGATGGCGACAGAGTTTATCTCAAGCCTGCGAATGTAGACGTGCGGCAATTGTCTGGGATTCTGCATCGGTCAGGACGAAAACCAGTGTCGTTGGATGAAATGGATGAGGAGATCGCGGCTGGGGCTTGTCAGTCGGCTGGGGTAGAGCCTTGA
- a CDS encoding PIN domain-containing protein — MKGLDTNVLLRFLMRDDEEQWQIADRFVRAAIQAGKHCFINNIVLCEAVWVMSRAYGLSREEIVEALENILSGSQFEFEDRGTLLLALQQMKAGRADFADYLIGAVNEQAGCDETATFDRKLKGAEKFRGLYYSSDSWKDRPK, encoded by the coding sequence TTGAAGGGACTGGATACGAATGTATTGCTCCGGTTTTTGATGCGGGATGACGAGGAGCAGTGGCAGATAGCCGATCGCTTCGTGAGGGCAGCGATTCAAGCAGGGAAGCACTGCTTTATCAACAATATTGTGTTGTGCGAGGCAGTATGGGTGATGTCTCGGGCTTATGGATTGAGTCGCGAGGAGATTGTAGAAGCCCTGGAGAACATTCTCAGTGGCAGTCAGTTTGAATTTGAAGATAGAGGGACGCTTCTGCTAGCGCTGCAGCAGATGAAAGCAGGGCGAGCGGATTTTGCAGATTATTTAATTGGTGCAGTGAACGAGCAGGCGGGGTGCGATGAGACAGCTACATTCGATCGCAAACTGAAGGGTGCCGAGAAATTTCGCGGGCTTTACTACTCTTCTGATTCTTGGAAGGATCGCCCAAAATGA
- a CDS encoding dihydrofolate reductase, whose product MPKPEIIAIAALSASNRVIGKQGKVPWRLPEDLRRFRQLTLHHAAIVGRKTWEFDLEKCPLSDRHNIVVSSSLRSDTVAPHCRKFPFKLTFVTSFEAALQTVANEDKAFIIGGGSLYRQALPYCDRLELTFLEGDRTGDTFFPPYEHLIGKEFELTAIEKHAGYRFETYRRME is encoded by the coding sequence ATGCCGAAGCCCGAAATCATTGCGATCGCCGCACTATCTGCATCTAACCGCGTCATTGGCAAACAGGGCAAAGTCCCCTGGAGATTGCCCGAAGATCTGCGCCGCTTTCGACAGCTCACTCTTCATCACGCCGCGATCGTGGGTCGCAAAACGTGGGAGTTCGACCTGGAAAAGTGTCCCTTGAGCGATCGCCACAATATCGTCGTGTCCTCGTCTTTGCGATCGGACACCGTTGCTCCTCACTGTCGCAAGTTCCCTTTCAAACTCACCTTTGTTACCTCGTTCGAAGCGGCGCTTCAGACGGTAGCGAACGAAGACAAGGCTTTTATCATCGGCGGCGGCAGCTTATACCGCCAAGCCCTACCCTACTGCGATCGGTTGGAACTCACTTTCCTTGAGGGCGATCGTACGGGAGATACGTTCTTTCCCCCTTACGAGCATCTCATCGGTAAGGAGTTTGAGCTGACTGCCATAGAAAAACACGCCGGCTATCGATTTGAAACCTATCGACGGATGGAATGA
- a CDS encoding YqiA/YcfP family alpha/beta fold hydrolase codes for MPPTFFYLHGFASGPSSSKGVFLKQQLAQSDNIDLQIPDFNEGGFTHLTVSRQIEQVCDRLPNSPTILIGSSLGGLTAAWVAEQMPQVERVILLAPAFEFARRWQMALGREAIAAWQAHGKRSFFHYGQQAELPLHYRFVEDALGYNEAQLKRQVPTAIVHGRQDDVVPVRVSRQFAGDRDWVELLELDSDHALGDEASKAAIWKTVQRFCGLA; via the coding sequence ATGCCCCCAACTTTTTTCTATTTGCACGGCTTTGCTTCGGGACCCAGTTCGTCCAAAGGGGTCTTTCTCAAACAGCAACTCGCACAGTCTGACAACATCGACCTTCAAATTCCCGATTTCAACGAGGGGGGCTTTACCCACCTGACGGTGAGTCGGCAGATCGAACAGGTGTGCGATCGCCTGCCCAACTCTCCTACAATCCTGATTGGTTCCAGCTTGGGGGGACTGACGGCGGCTTGGGTGGCCGAACAAATGCCGCAGGTGGAACGAGTCATCCTGCTGGCTCCGGCGTTTGAGTTTGCCCGTCGCTGGCAGATGGCTTTGGGGAGAGAGGCGATCGCCGCATGGCAAGCGCATGGCAAGCGCTCGTTTTTCCACTACGGACAGCAGGCGGAACTGCCCTTGCACTACCGGTTTGTGGAGGATGCCTTGGGGTACAACGAGGCCCAGTTAAAGCGTCAAGTGCCGACGGCGATCGTTCACGGTCGTCAGGATGACGTGGTGCCGGTGCGGGTGAGTCGCCAGTTTGCAGGCGATCGCGATTGGGTGGAGCTGCTGGAGTTAGATAGCGATCATGCGTTAGGTGATGAGGCAAGTAAAGCTGCGATTTGGAAGACTGTGCAACGCTTTTGCGGATTGGCCTAA
- a CDS encoding Uma2 family endonuclease yields MTPPSDNPLNPTASIDVVVPPGDLESIEPQFESYFHLQQMIALLTSLEWLWRDRDDFFAAGNLSIYFSTRQLKTQDFRGPDFFVVLDTERKPRKSWVVWQEEGLYPHAIVEILSEETAASDRGEKKQIYQDVFRTPDYFWFDPDTDEFAGFHLVAGTYCPIPPNERGHLWSEQLGLYLGIHDRKLRFFHSDGQLVPTPLEVAISIARERERTEREAERARVLADKLRELGVDPDTV; encoded by the coding sequence ATGACCCCCCCTAGCGACAATCCTCTCAACCCTACGGCATCCATCGATGTCGTTGTGCCGCCCGGTGACTTAGAAAGTATCGAACCCCAATTTGAATCCTACTTTCACCTGCAGCAGATGATTGCGCTGCTGACCAGCCTGGAATGGTTGTGGCGCGATCGCGACGACTTTTTTGCCGCTGGAAACCTGAGCATCTATTTCAGCACCCGCCAGCTCAAAACCCAAGACTTTCGCGGTCCCGATTTCTTTGTGGTGCTCGACACCGAGCGCAAACCTCGCAAAAGTTGGGTGGTGTGGCAAGAAGAGGGGCTCTATCCACACGCGATCGTTGAAATCCTATCCGAGGAGACTGCTGCTAGCGATCGCGGCGAGAAAAAGCAGATTTATCAAGATGTTTTCCGCACCCCAGACTACTTCTGGTTCGATCCCGACACCGACGAGTTTGCCGGGTTCCATCTGGTGGCTGGGACCTATTGCCCCATTCCCCCCAACGAGCGCGGCCATCTGTGGAGCGAGCAACTGGGGTTGTACTTGGGCATTCACGATCGTAAGTTACGCTTCTTCCATTCAGACGGACAGTTAGTGCCAACCCCTCTAGAAGTGGCAATTTCGATCGCTCGAGAGCGTGAGAGAACCGAGCGCGAAGCCGAGCGGGCGAGAGTCCTGGCTGACAAGTTGCGCGAACTCGGCGTCGATCCCGACACGGTATAA
- a CDS encoding Uma2 family endonuclease, giving the protein MTTTSDNPLKPTVSVDVVAPPGDLESVEPQLETYLHLQQMIVLLTSLEWLWRDRDDFFAAGNLTIYFSPRQIKSQDFRGPDFFVVLDTERKPRKSWVVWQEEGRYPNVIVEVLSDSTAASDRGQKKQIYQDVFRTPDYFWVDPSAADFSGFHLMDGSYRPIPPNERGHLWSEQLGLYLGIHDRQLRFFHADGQLVETPPESAISAFRDVEREAERAERAIQRAQLEAERAERATQRAEREAERAEREAERAEREAERAEREAERTRILSERLSELGIDPDSV; this is encoded by the coding sequence ATGACCACTACTAGCGACAATCCTCTCAAACCCACGGTATCCGTCGATGTCGTCGCGCCGCCCGGTGACTTAGAAAGCGTCGAACCTCAATTGGAAACCTACTTACACCTGCAGCAGATGATTGTGCTGCTAACCAGTCTGGAATGGCTGTGGCGCGATCGCGACGACTTTTTCGCTGCTGGAAATCTGACTATCTACTTCAGTCCCCGCCAAATCAAATCCCAAGACTTTCGCGGCCCCGATTTCTTTGTGGTGCTCGACACCGAGCGCAAACCCCGCAAAAGTTGGGTGGTGTGGCAAGAAGAAGGTCGCTATCCCAATGTGATTGTCGAAGTGCTGTCGGATTCGACTGCAGCTAGCGATCGCGGCCAGAAAAAGCAAATTTATCAAGATGTTTTCCGCACTCCAGATTACTTTTGGGTCGATCCGAGTGCCGCAGACTTTAGCGGATTCCATTTAATGGATGGAAGCTACCGCCCCATTCCCCCCAACGAGCGCGGTCATCTATGGAGCGAGCAACTGGGGCTGTACTTGGGCATTCACGATCGTCAGTTGCGTTTCTTCCACGCTGACGGCCAACTAGTGGAAACCCCACCAGAATCGGCGATTTCAGCGTTTCGAGATGTCGAGCGGGAGGCCGAGCGAGCCGAACGGGCTATTCAGAGAGCCCAGCTAGAGGCCGAGCGAGCCGAGCGAGCCACTCAGAGAGCCGAACGAGAGGCCGAGCGGGCTGAGCGGGAGGCCGAGCGGGCTGAGCGGGAGGCCGAGCGGGCTGAGCGGGAGGCCGAGCGGACACGAATCCTGTCTGAAAGGTTGAGTGAACTCGGTATCGATCCCGACTCGGTATGA